The sequence GGGAGCGCGCGGAGGCCGCCAAGGCGGCCAAGGCCAGTGCGGCCGCCAAGCCCTCCGACGACGACGCCTGACCCGGCCGGGCCCCGGCGCCGGTTGGACGCCGCCGCCTCCGGGGAGGACCCTCGACGTGCGCGCGAACTTCGATGACGCCTACCGGGATCTCCCGCCCGCGGCGGCCCGGCTGCTCCGGCTGCTGTCCCTGCCGCCGGGCGGAGGCGACCTCGGGCCCGCGGCGGCCGCCGTCCTCGCGGACGTCCCCGAGCCCGAGGCGCGCGAGCTGCTGGAGGCGCTGGCCGCGAGGGACCTCCTCGTCGCGTCCCCCGGCGACCGGTTCCGCTTTCCGGAGCCGGTGCGCGCCCGCGCCCGCGAGCGCGCCGAGCGTGAGGAGTCCGACGCCGACCGCGACGCCGCACTCCGCCGCGCCCTCGACCACCATCTCGCCGGCACGGCCGCCGGCGAGGGGGAGGTGGAGGCCGAGGGGCTGGCCCTGCTGGAGCGGGAACGCCGGGCGGAGGCGGCCGAGACGCTGGCGGAGGCCCTGCGCCTCGCCGAGCAGGGCGGCGATCCCCACGCGGTGCTGGTGGCGCGCCACGACCTCGCCCGGGCGCTGATCGT is a genomic window of Actinomadura citrea containing:
- a CDS encoding tetratricopeptide repeat protein, which gives rise to MRANFDDAYRDLPPAAARLLRLLSLPPGGGDLGPAAAAVLADVPEPEARELLEALAARDLLVASPGDRFRFPEPVRARARERAEREESDADRDAALRRALDHHLAGTAAGEGEVEAEGLALLERERRAEAAETLAEALRLAEQGGDPHAVLVARHDLARALIVAGDLDRAIGLLGPLPDEFAALPEPDEHARAGALESLGEAYLRAHRPVAAVNFFGQALEILRRLDAVGGQAAMFVRIADAARLRGDDAAERAALDRAAELIRPA